A window of the Streptomyces sp. NBC_00250 genome harbors these coding sequences:
- a CDS encoding thioredoxin family protein, which produces MKAYAQGVAEVTDEDFGTEVLGAELPVLVKFTAEWCGPCRQLTPVLAAIAAEEAERLRIVEIDVDRNQETTVRYGVLATPTLMVFRAGEPVKAIVGARPKRRLLAELEDVLA; this is translated from the coding sequence ATGAAGGCGTACGCGCAGGGTGTGGCCGAGGTCACGGACGAGGACTTCGGTACGGAGGTGCTGGGCGCCGAGCTGCCGGTCCTGGTGAAGTTCACCGCGGAGTGGTGCGGGCCGTGCCGGCAACTGACCCCGGTGCTCGCGGCGATCGCCGCGGAGGAGGCGGAGCGGCTCCGGATCGTCGAGATCGACGTGGACCGGAACCAGGAGACCACGGTGAGGTACGGGGTCCTGGCGACCCCGACGCTCATGGTCTTCCGGGCGGGCGAGCCCGTGAAGGCGATCGTCGGGGCCCGCCCGAAGCGCCGCCTCCTGGCGGAGCTGGAGGACGTCCTCGCGTAG
- a CDS encoding tyrosine-protein phosphatase yields the protein MRRHIPFERLHNFRDLGGYRTADGGTVRWETLYRSDSLAKLADAGSADLERFRALNVATVIDLRYPWEIAAKGRLPETEDVSWHNLSIEHRPYDQAEIDPDLDPWRYLADRFAEVAEDGAVELRTALEVIASADGPLVFHCASGKDRTGLLAAVVLALVGVPDDEILADFALTELATERLIADWRASHPGRELRWPGYGRAPADIIRLFLADLRARYGSVDAYVTGHVGLDPAVVTALRARLVDVDANADTKTNTNIDTDTDVAPS from the coding sequence GTGAGACGACACATACCGTTCGAACGACTCCACAACTTCCGTGACCTGGGCGGCTATCGGACCGCCGACGGCGGGACCGTGCGGTGGGAGACCCTCTACCGCTCCGACTCCCTCGCCAAGCTCGCGGACGCCGGATCCGCCGACCTGGAGCGCTTCCGCGCGCTGAACGTGGCCACGGTGATCGACCTGCGCTACCCGTGGGAGATCGCCGCCAAGGGCCGCCTGCCGGAGACCGAGGACGTCTCCTGGCACAACCTCTCCATCGAGCACCGCCCCTACGACCAGGCGGAGATCGACCCGGACCTCGACCCCTGGCGCTACCTCGCCGACCGGTTCGCCGAAGTCGCGGAGGACGGCGCGGTGGAACTCCGTACCGCCCTCGAAGTCATCGCCTCCGCCGACGGCCCCCTCGTCTTCCACTGCGCCTCCGGGAAGGACCGTACGGGGCTGCTCGCCGCCGTCGTCCTCGCCCTCGTGGGCGTCCCGGACGACGAGATCCTCGCGGACTTCGCGCTCACCGAGCTGGCCACGGAACGGCTGATCGCCGACTGGCGGGCATCGCATCCGGGCCGCGAGCTGCGCTGGCCGGGCTACGGCCGGGCACCCGCCGACATCATCCGACTGTTCCTCGCGGACCTGCGCGCGCGGTACGGCTCCGTGGACGCGTACGTCACCGGCCACGTCGGGCTCGACCCGGCGGTGGTGACGGCGCTCAGGGCCCGGCTGGTCGATGTCGACGCCAACGCCGACACCAAGACCAACACCAACATCGACACCGACACCGACGTCGCTCCGTCCTAG
- a CDS encoding helix-turn-helix transcriptional regulator, giving the protein MAPGHVAYGLRAQYGLFVNPDTVVAWERGRAVPNEQELTALAGVLWCSPAELIAAASTLREHRMARGLPSEELARRVGVAAHAYQRMEDEGRWRGTERQTAALAEVLGLGPRALITATGGDERLAELLRDAATTRWQAYVKPAVKMVPLPKQTLEFALQRLHAEYHSRMAATSSWGASAATGDEGRAYLDEITGHFWAAVGS; this is encoded by the coding sequence ATGGCCCCCGGCCATGTCGCGTACGGCCTCCGCGCGCAGTACGGCCTCTTCGTCAACCCCGACACCGTCGTCGCGTGGGAACGCGGCCGCGCCGTCCCCAACGAACAGGAGCTCACGGCCCTCGCGGGCGTCCTGTGGTGCTCCCCCGCCGAGCTGATCGCCGCCGCCTCCACCCTCCGCGAGCACCGGATGGCACGCGGACTCCCCTCCGAGGAGCTGGCCCGGCGGGTCGGCGTGGCGGCCCACGCGTACCAGCGGATGGAGGACGAGGGACGCTGGCGCGGCACCGAACGCCAGACGGCCGCCCTCGCGGAGGTCCTCGGCCTCGGCCCGCGCGCCCTGATCACCGCGACCGGCGGCGACGAGCGCCTCGCCGAGCTGCTGCGCGACGCCGCCACCACCCGCTGGCAGGCGTACGTGAAACCGGCGGTGAAGATGGTGCCGCTGCCCAAGCAGACCCTGGAGTTCGCCCTGCAGCGCCTGCACGCGGAGTACCACTCCCGGATGGCGGCGACCAGCAGCTGGGGTGCTTCGGCCGCGACCGGCGACGAGGGTCGCGCGTACCTGGACGAGATCACCGGCCACTTCTGGGCCGCGGTCGGTTCCTAG
- a CDS encoding NAD-dependent epimerase/dehydratase family protein, which translates to MKDVLVIGGNRYFGKRLIALLQESGHRVTILNRGSSGAPEGIEHLVADRDDEAALESVLAGRSFDVVVDQVCYTPRQAEIARRVFAARTRRYVMTSTVEVYEYEDSAVPVTEDVLDLGTVTVDTGGAWDDPEFREAHYGEGKRQAEAVFAAAVPPFAWTSVRVAHVLGGADDFTGRLDHYARRVRAGEPIAVPTVNRPATYVYVEEIAAFLAWAVDAEFTGPVNAHSHGPLTTAEICAEIEKRVGGRTVFQEVEVGEVSPFSFARSYAMDNSRAVGLGYPFSHSSTWLADAVAETIDEVTA; encoded by the coding sequence ATGAAGGACGTTCTGGTCATCGGCGGGAACCGCTATTTCGGAAAGCGGCTCATCGCCCTGCTGCAGGAATCCGGGCATCGGGTCACGATCCTCAATCGGGGTTCTTCGGGCGCCCCGGAGGGAATCGAGCATCTCGTCGCCGACCGCGACGACGAGGCCGCCCTGGAATCGGTTCTGGCGGGCCGTTCCTTCGATGTCGTCGTGGACCAGGTCTGCTACACCCCGCGCCAGGCGGAGATCGCCCGGCGGGTGTTCGCGGCACGCACCCGGCGCTATGTGATGACGTCGACGGTGGAGGTGTACGAGTACGAGGACTCGGCCGTACCCGTCACCGAGGACGTCCTCGACCTGGGCACGGTCACCGTCGACACCGGCGGGGCCTGGGACGACCCGGAGTTCCGTGAGGCGCATTACGGGGAGGGGAAGCGGCAGGCCGAGGCGGTCTTCGCGGCCGCCGTCCCGCCCTTCGCGTGGACGTCGGTGCGCGTGGCCCATGTACTGGGCGGCGCCGACGACTTCACCGGCCGGCTCGACCACTACGCGCGGCGCGTCCGGGCGGGCGAACCGATCGCCGTCCCGACCGTGAACCGCCCGGCGACCTATGTCTACGTGGAGGAGATCGCCGCATTTCTCGCCTGGGCGGTCGACGCGGAATTCACCGGGCCGGTGAACGCCCATTCCCACGGGCCGCTGACCACTGCGGAGATCTGCGCGGAGATCGAGAAGCGGGTGGGCGGCCGGACCGTCTTCCAGGAGGTGGAGGTCGGCGAGGTCTCGCCGTTCTCCTTCGCCCGCTCGTACGCCATGGACAACTCCCGCGCGGTCGGCCTCGGTTACCCCTTCTCGCATTCCTCCACCTGGCTCGCGGACGCCGTGGCCGAGACGATCGACGAGGTGACGGCGTGA
- a CDS encoding Lrp/AsnC family transcriptional regulator, which translates to MGVQAAVPKEPRHSRSAADETSATAFDPVDRQILDLLQSDGRIKLSELGRRVRLSPAAVTERVRRLEASGAVTGYGAHVSPASLGYGIQAFIRVNPHGGYTLKHPRTLELISRPEILEVHHVVGEDCWILKVAVTDTIHLEDVLEQTSALGRTTTSIVLSSPVERKPLLPPARP; encoded by the coding sequence ATGGGAGTCCAGGCCGCCGTACCGAAGGAACCACGGCATTCGCGGTCAGCCGCCGACGAAACCTCGGCGACCGCTTTCGACCCCGTCGACCGGCAGATCCTGGACCTCCTCCAGAGCGACGGCCGCATCAAGCTCAGCGAGCTGGGCCGCCGCGTCCGGCTCAGCCCGGCGGCCGTCACCGAACGGGTCCGCCGCCTGGAGGCGAGCGGCGCCGTCACCGGCTACGGCGCCCATGTCTCCCCGGCCAGCCTCGGCTACGGCATCCAGGCCTTCATCCGGGTGAACCCGCACGGCGGCTACACCCTGAAGCACCCGCGGACCCTGGAGCTGATCTCGCGCCCCGAGATCCTGGAGGTCCATCACGTGGTCGGCGAGGACTGCTGGATCCTCAAGGTCGCCGTGACCGACACCATCCACCTCGAAGACGTCCTGGAGCAGACCTCGGCGCTCGGCCGGACCACGACCTCGATCGTGCTCTCCTCCCCCGTGGAGCGGAAACCGCTGCTGCCTCCCGCACGCCCCTGA
- a CDS encoding MerR family transcriptional regulator → MRIGELAERAGTTTRTLRYYESRGLLAARRTENGYRTYDEGDLRLLQQIRTLQDFGFDLEETRPFVDCLRAGHPAGDACPASIAVYRRKVAELDGLIEQLQAVRAEVGAQLLRAEAELPHGPEPRCELGTERDTESAGTTEG, encoded by the coding sequence ATGCGCATCGGAGAGCTGGCCGAGCGGGCCGGAACGACCACACGGACTCTGCGCTACTACGAGTCCCGTGGCCTTCTGGCCGCCCGGCGCACGGAGAACGGCTACCGCACGTACGACGAGGGCGACCTGCGGCTCCTCCAGCAGATCAGGACCCTCCAGGACTTCGGGTTCGATCTGGAGGAGACCCGGCCGTTCGTCGACTGCCTGCGCGCCGGTCATCCGGCGGGCGACGCCTGTCCCGCGTCGATCGCCGTCTACCGGCGGAAGGTCGCCGAGCTGGACGGGCTGATCGAACAGCTCCAGGCGGTGCGCGCCGAGGTGGGCGCCCAGCTGCTGAGGGCCGAGGCGGAGCTGCCGCACGGCCCGGAACCCCGGTGCGAGCTCGGTACGGAACGGGACACGGAATCAGCCGGAACGACGGAGGGGTGA
- a CDS encoding aldo/keto reductase produces the protein MLGDVRVGAVGFGTMPLSVEGRPDATRAVATVHAALDAGVTLLDTADSYHPPDGTPGEGELLLARALASYGGRVDDVLVATKGGRGRTADGGWTVDGRPAHLRRAAEASARRLGSAPIGLYQLHKPDPAVPYAESLGAIRELLDAGTVRLAGISNVDTPQILLAREILGDRLVSVQNRYSPAVRTSEAELRLCAELGLVFLPWSPLGGISRSSLDGTSTQEEDPRFGAFHRVARARGISPQRVALAWLLARSETVLPIPGASRPESVRDSAAAAELQLTEEESAELNGA, from the coding sequence ATGCTGGGGGACGTACGGGTCGGGGCCGTCGGATTCGGCACGATGCCGCTCTCCGTCGAGGGCCGGCCGGACGCGACGCGCGCCGTGGCCACCGTGCACGCCGCGCTCGACGCCGGGGTGACCCTGCTCGACACCGCCGATTCCTACCATCCGCCGGACGGCACGCCCGGCGAGGGCGAACTGCTCCTGGCCCGGGCGCTCGCCTCGTACGGGGGCCGCGTCGACGACGTCCTCGTGGCGACGAAGGGCGGGCGGGGCCGTACGGCGGACGGCGGCTGGACCGTGGACGGACGACCCGCCCATCTGCGGCGGGCCGCGGAGGCCTCGGCGCGACGGCTCGGCTCCGCGCCGATCGGCCTCTACCAGCTGCACAAGCCGGACCCGGCCGTCCCGTACGCCGAATCCCTGGGCGCGATACGGGAGTTGCTGGACGCCGGTACGGTCCGGCTCGCCGGGATCTCGAACGTCGACACCCCGCAGATCCTGCTCGCCCGCGAGATCCTGGGCGACCGACTGGTCTCCGTACAGAACCGCTACTCACCGGCGGTCCGCACGAGCGAGGCGGAGCTACGGCTCTGCGCGGAACTGGGCCTCGTCTTCCTGCCGTGGAGCCCACTGGGCGGCATCTCACGCAGCTCCCTTGACGGCACCTCCACCCAGGAGGAGGACCCTCGGTTCGGGGCCTTCCACCGGGTGGCGCGGGCACGGGGGATCAGCCCGCAGCGGGTGGCCCTGGCATGGCTGCTCGCCCGCTCGGAGACGGTGCTGCCGATCCCGGGGGCGAGCCGGCCGGAGTCGGTACGGGACTCGGCCGCGGCGGCCGAACTGCAGCTCACGGAGGAGGAGTCGGCGGAGCTGAACGGCGCCTGA
- a CDS encoding cation:dicarboxylate symporter family transporter, whose amino-acid sequence MDARGVHRDVDTHQHEEDPVAARRDRTHYLYLAVIGAVLLGIAVGFLAPGVAVELKPLGTGFVNLIKMMISPIIFCTIVLGVGSVRKAAKVGAVGGLALGYFLLMSTVALAIGLVVGNLLEPGSGLHLTKELAEAGAKQAEGASESTPDFLLGIIPKTIVSAFTEGEVLQTLLVALLAGFALQAMGAAGEPVLRGIGHIQRLVFRILGMIMWAAPVGAFGAIAAVVGATGVDALKSLAVIMIGFYLTCAIFVFVVLGALLRLVAGINIWTLLKYLGREFLLILSTSSSESALPRLIAKMEHLGVSKPVVGITVPTGYSFNLDGTAIYLTMASLFVAEAMGDPLSVGEQISLLVFMIIASKGAAGVTGAGLATLAGGLQSHRPELVDGVGLIVGIDRFMSEARALTNFAGNAVATVLVGTWTKEIDKARVGEVLAGRIPFDEKTLVDDHAPAVPVPDQRADEGEEKARAGV is encoded by the coding sequence ATGGATGCTCGCGGAGTCCACCGGGACGTGGACACCCATCAGCACGAGGAGGACCCCGTGGCCGCACGACGGGACCGTACCCATTATCTGTATCTGGCCGTCATCGGAGCCGTACTGCTCGGCATCGCGGTCGGATTCCTGGCGCCCGGCGTCGCCGTCGAGCTGAAGCCGCTGGGCACCGGCTTCGTCAATCTGATCAAGATGATGATCTCGCCGATCATCTTCTGCACGATCGTGCTCGGCGTCGGATCGGTCCGGAAGGCCGCGAAGGTCGGCGCCGTCGGCGGCCTCGCCCTCGGCTACTTCCTCCTCATGTCGACCGTCGCACTCGCGATCGGCCTCGTCGTGGGCAACCTCCTGGAGCCCGGCTCCGGGCTGCACCTCACCAAGGAGCTGGCCGAGGCCGGCGCCAAGCAGGCCGAGGGCGCGAGCGAGTCCACCCCGGACTTCCTGCTCGGGATCATCCCCAAGACCATCGTCTCCGCCTTCACCGAGGGCGAGGTCCTCCAGACCCTCCTCGTCGCGCTGCTCGCGGGCTTCGCGCTCCAGGCCATGGGCGCGGCGGGCGAACCGGTTCTGCGCGGGATCGGTCACATCCAGCGGCTCGTCTTCCGCATCCTCGGCATGATCATGTGGGCCGCCCCGGTCGGCGCCTTCGGCGCGATCGCCGCCGTCGTCGGCGCGACGGGTGTCGACGCGCTCAAGTCGCTCGCCGTCATCATGATCGGCTTCTATCTGACCTGCGCGATCTTCGTGTTCGTCGTCCTCGGGGCGCTCCTCAGGCTGGTCGCCGGGATCAACATCTGGACCCTCCTGAAGTACCTGGGCCGCGAGTTCCTGCTGATCCTCTCCACCTCCTCCTCCGAGTCCGCGCTGCCCCGCCTCATCGCGAAGATGGAGCACCTGGGCGTCAGCAAGCCGGTCGTCGGCATCACCGTGCCGACCGGCTACTCCTTCAACCTCGACGGCACCGCGATCTACCTCACGATGGCCTCGCTCTTCGTCGCCGAGGCGATGGGCGATCCGCTCTCGGTCGGTGAGCAGATCTCGCTCCTCGTCTTCATGATCATCGCCTCGAAGGGGGCGGCGGGCGTCACCGGCGCCGGTCTCGCGACCCTCGCGGGCGGTCTCCAGTCGCACCGGCCCGAGCTGGTCGACGGGGTGGGCCTGATCGTCGGCATCGACCGCTTCATGAGCGAGGCCCGCGCGCTCACCAACTTCGCGGGCAACGCGGTCGCCACGGTGCTCGTCGGCACGTGGACGAAGGAGATCGACAAGGCGCGGGTCGGCGAGGTGCTCGCCGGGCGGATCCCGTTCGACGAGAAGACGCTGGTCGACGATCACGCGCCTGCCGTACCGGTGCCGGACCAGCGGGCCGATGAGGGCGAGGAGAAGGCGCGGGCGGGCGTCTGA
- a CDS encoding ScbA/BarX family gamma-butyrolactone biosynthesis protein, which yields MRETVERRLSPRLCHRVRGEDTFPVEWRPLDGKDRFAVRATWPTGHPFFTPVRRGSEPCHDPLMVVETLRQATMALLHAVHGLPLTRHILLSEISLSCDPTGLTVAGEEPDIEIRFAELRSRRDQLTEIRVEWSVLRDACVVATGGAHARLAGPAVYRRLRGGHVEAGVVRPGPWTRRAPAPLAGRSRPEDVLLGPSGREGVWELVVDTAHPTLFQRPNDHIPGMLFLEAARQAASAAVWPRPYLPASVRVAFDRYAEFDGGPCLLRAEPGSTAGAFEVTGYQDGARLFTCGLRSG from the coding sequence ATGCGGGAAACCGTCGAGCGGCGCCTGTCGCCACGGCTCTGCCATCGGGTGCGCGGTGAGGACACCTTTCCCGTCGAGTGGCGGCCGCTCGACGGGAAGGACCGCTTCGCGGTGCGGGCCACCTGGCCCACCGGCCACCCGTTCTTCACCCCCGTCCGCCGGGGATCGGAGCCGTGCCATGACCCGCTCATGGTCGTCGAGACGCTGCGGCAGGCCACGATGGCCCTCCTGCACGCGGTTCACGGGCTTCCGCTGACCCGGCACATCCTGCTGAGCGAGATCTCCCTGAGCTGCGACCCGACGGGCCTCACCGTCGCCGGCGAGGAACCCGACATCGAGATCCGGTTCGCCGAACTCCGCTCGCGCCGAGATCAGTTGACCGAGATACGGGTGGAGTGGAGCGTGCTGCGTGACGCGTGCGTGGTGGCGACCGGCGGCGCCCACGCGCGGTTGGCCGGTCCCGCCGTCTATCGCAGGCTGCGCGGCGGGCACGTCGAGGCCGGGGTCGTGCGTCCCGGACCGTGGACCCGGCGGGCCCCGGCACCACTGGCGGGGCGGTCGCGGCCCGAGGACGTCCTCCTCGGGCCCAGCGGACGGGAGGGGGTGTGGGAACTGGTCGTCGACACCGCGCACCCCACCCTCTTCCAGCGCCCCAACGACCACATACCGGGGATGCTCTTCCTCGAAGCCGCCCGGCAGGCCGCCTCGGCCGCCGTCTGGCCGCGCCCCTATCTGCCGGCCTCCGTGCGGGTCGCCTTCGACCGGTACGCCGAGTTCGACGGCGGCCCCTGCCTGCTCCGGGCGGAGCCCGGGAGCACGGCGGGGGCCTTCGAGGTCACCGGGTACCAGGACGGCGCGCGGCTCTTCACCTGCGGGCTGCGGAGCGGATGA
- a CDS encoding response regulator: MSALPLRVLVVEDDPVAADAHALYAGRVEGFTVVGVAHSRAAAVRLLERTPVDLILLDLYLPDGHGLQLLRALRAAGHSADVIAVTSARDLAVVREGVSLGVVQYVLKPFAFATLRDRLARYAEFRATAGEASGQDEVDRALATLRAPHPAALPKGLSAPTLEAVTRTLRSTPAGLTAAEAGTAVGISRITARRYLEHLVTGGRAVRAPQYGQIGRPELQYRWLDGPARGH; this comes from the coding sequence GTGAGTGCGCTGCCCCTTCGGGTGCTCGTCGTCGAGGACGATCCCGTCGCCGCCGATGCCCACGCCCTGTACGCCGGCCGGGTCGAGGGCTTCACGGTCGTCGGGGTCGCCCACTCCCGTGCCGCCGCCGTGCGCCTGCTGGAGCGGACGCCCGTCGACCTGATCCTGCTCGACCTCTACCTGCCCGACGGCCACGGCCTGCAGCTGCTGCGCGCGCTGCGCGCCGCCGGGCACTCCGCAGATGTCATCGCCGTGACCTCGGCCCGCGACCTGGCCGTCGTCCGCGAGGGCGTCTCGCTCGGGGTCGTCCAGTACGTCCTCAAGCCCTTCGCCTTCGCGACCCTCCGGGACCGGCTCGCCCGGTACGCCGAGTTCCGGGCGACCGCCGGCGAGGCCTCCGGGCAGGACGAGGTGGACCGGGCGCTCGCCACCCTCCGGGCCCCGCACCCCGCCGCCCTCCCCAAGGGCCTGAGCGCGCCCACCCTGGAGGCCGTCACCCGGACCCTCCGGTCCACCCCCGCGGGGCTCACCGCCGCCGAGGCCGGCACGGCCGTCGGGATCTCCCGGATCACCGCGCGCCGCTACCTGGAGCACCTGGTGACCGGGGGCCGGGCCGTGCGCGCCCCGCAGTACGGCCAGATCGGGCGCCCCGAGCTCCAGTACCGCTGGCTCGACGGCCCGGCCCGCGGTCACTGA
- a CDS encoding HelD family protein, whose product MSTEEFRNEQQFITDLYTRLDDLRDQAEAAVEQALRTPGVGSNQGRLERDVMVAEQSGLLAAFNAGESGLCFGRLVFKDGRDHHIGRIGIREDDPNRTPLVVDWRAEVARPFYLATGYEPMGLSRRRHISTLGRTVTALHDEVLDLADATRTGHESRDADEVLLAALDAARTGRMHDIVQTIQAEQDAIIRSPHRGVLVVEGGPGTGKTAVALHRAAYLLYAHREQLAKRAVLIVGPNPAFLGYIGNVLPSLGETGVLLATPAELFPGVRATGTDTPRAAAVKGSAAMAEALAAAVRDRQQVPERGEPLVVPHEDGDLVIDWDMALEARHKARETALPHNLARPYFVFRILDALAEQLADRIGADPYGGPNFLGPDDIALLAKGIAGNPDVYAAIDTLWPALTPQDFLADYLAEPTHLADADADEIRRDGRDGAPWTPADVPLLDEAAELLGEDDSAARAAEEAERQKQIQYAQGVLDVSYASRTYEFEDKEEHDKDASEVLSAHDIIDAERFAERHEEADHRTAAERAAADRTWAFGHIIVDEAQELSAMAWRLLMRRSPTRSMTLVGDPAQTGDPAGVGAWERILAPYVADRWELVRLGVNYRTPAEIMAVAAEVRRADDPGFEPPSSVRSTGVEPWDRTVDDPVKEAADAVATELRAEGRIAVIAPPELHAGLIAALPEAAYGPAPDLTRPVVLLDPRHAKGLEFDTVLVVDPEGIVAGAVHGTNDLYVALTRATQRLGIIRSAARR is encoded by the coding sequence TTGTCAACCGAGGAATTTCGGAACGAGCAGCAATTCATCACCGATCTCTACACACGACTCGACGATCTGAGGGACCAGGCCGAGGCCGCCGTCGAGCAGGCCCTGCGCACCCCGGGGGTCGGCAGCAACCAGGGGCGGCTCGAACGGGACGTCATGGTCGCCGAGCAGTCCGGGCTGCTCGCCGCGTTCAACGCGGGGGAGAGCGGGCTCTGTTTCGGGCGTCTGGTCTTCAAGGACGGGCGCGACCACCACATCGGCCGGATCGGCATCCGCGAGGACGACCCGAACCGCACCCCGCTCGTCGTCGACTGGCGCGCCGAGGTCGCCCGCCCCTTCTATCTCGCCACCGGGTACGAGCCGATGGGGCTCTCCCGCCGCCGGCACATCAGCACCCTGGGCCGTACGGTCACCGCGCTCCACGACGAGGTCCTCGACCTCGCCGACGCCACCCGCACCGGGCACGAGAGCCGTGACGCCGACGAGGTGCTGCTCGCCGCGCTGGACGCCGCCCGCACCGGCCGGATGCACGACATCGTGCAGACCATCCAGGCCGAGCAGGACGCCATCATCCGTTCCCCGCACCGCGGGGTCCTCGTCGTCGAGGGCGGCCCCGGCACCGGCAAGACGGCGGTCGCGCTGCACCGGGCCGCGTACCTCCTCTACGCGCACCGCGAGCAGCTCGCCAAGCGGGCCGTCCTCATCGTCGGCCCCAACCCGGCCTTCCTCGGCTACATCGGCAACGTCCTGCCCTCCCTCGGCGAGACCGGCGTCCTCCTCGCCACCCCCGCCGAACTGTTCCCCGGCGTCCGCGCCACCGGCACCGACACCCCCCGCGCCGCCGCTGTCAAGGGCTCCGCCGCCATGGCCGAGGCCCTCGCCGCGGCCGTACGGGACCGCCAGCAGGTGCCCGAGCGCGGCGAACCGCTCGTCGTCCCGCACGAGGACGGCGACCTGGTCATCGACTGGGACATGGCCCTGGAGGCCCGCCACAAGGCCCGCGAGACGGCCCTCCCGCACAACCTGGCCCGCCCCTACTTCGTCTTCCGGATCCTCGACGCGCTCGCCGAACAGCTCGCCGACCGGATCGGCGCCGACCCCTACGGCGGCCCCAACTTCCTCGGCCCCGACGACATCGCGCTGCTCGCCAAGGGCATCGCGGGCAACCCCGATGTGTACGCGGCGATCGACACCCTCTGGCCCGCCCTCACCCCGCAGGACTTCCTCGCCGACTACCTGGCCGAACCCACCCACCTCGCCGACGCGGACGCCGACGAGATCCGCCGCGACGGCCGTGACGGCGCCCCCTGGACCCCCGCCGACGTGCCGCTGCTCGACGAGGCCGCCGAACTCCTCGGCGAGGACGACTCGGCCGCGCGTGCCGCCGAGGAGGCCGAACGCCAGAAGCAGATCCAGTACGCGCAGGGCGTCCTCGACGTCTCCTACGCCTCGCGCACCTACGAGTTCGAGGACAAGGAGGAGCATGACAAGGACGCCTCCGAGGTCCTCTCGGCGCACGACATCATCGACGCCGAGCGCTTCGCCGAGCGTCACGAGGAGGCCGATCACCGCACGGCCGCCGAGCGGGCCGCCGCCGACCGCACCTGGGCCTTCGGACACATCATCGTCGACGAGGCCCAGGAGCTCTCCGCGATGGCCTGGCGGCTCCTCATGCGCCGCAGCCCCACCCGCTCGATGACCCTGGTCGGCGACCCCGCCCAGACCGGCGACCCGGCCGGCGTCGGCGCCTGGGAGCGGATCCTCGCCCCGTACGTGGCGGACCGCTGGGAGCTGGTGCGCCTCGGCGTCAACTACCGCACGCCCGCCGAGATCATGGCGGTCGCGGCCGAGGTGCGGAGGGCCGACGACCCGGGGTTCGAGCCGCCCAGCTCGGTGCGGTCCACCGGGGTGGAGCCCTGGGACCGCACGGTCGACGATCCGGTGAAGGAGGCCGCCGACGCGGTGGCGACCGAGCTGCGCGCCGAGGGCAGGATCGCGGTGATCGCCCCGCCCGAGCTGCACGCGGGTCTGATCGCGGCCCTGCCGGAGGCCGCGTACGGCCCGGCTCCCGACCTCACCCGGCCGGTGGTGCTGCTCGACCCCCGGCATGCGAAGGGCCTGGAGTTCGACACCGTCCTGGTCGTCGACCCGGAGGGCATCGTCGCGGGTGCCGTGCACGGCACCAACGACCTGTACGTGGCGTTGACCCGGGCGACCCAGCGACTCGGGATCATCCGCTCCGCAGCCCGCAGGTGA